The following proteins are co-located in the Triticum aestivum cultivar Chinese Spring chromosome 1A, IWGSC CS RefSeq v2.1, whole genome shotgun sequence genome:
- the LOC123067672 gene encoding uncharacterized oxidoreductase At4g09670 translates to MSSAAPAPAPEEQPPRPVRFGIMGCASIARKLARAMLLAAPAAAVAAVGSRSEAKARLFAADNGLPAAARLHGSYEALLDDPAVDAVYLPLPTSLHVQWATAAAARGKHVLLEKPTALCASDLDAILAACEASGVQFMDSTMWMHHPRTAKMRELLPADVGDVRVINSLFSFRANEDFLQNDIRVKPDLDALGVLGDAGWYCIRAILWAVDYELPKNVIALPEPVKNQAGVLIACGATLYWADGKMATFHCSFLANLTMDLTVVGTDGTLHVTDFIIPYEEKSGPFSVASRSNFAELHTGWVPQPSKHVVTTDLPQEALMVKEFCRLVQGIRDAGAKPEGKWPAITRKTQVVMDAVKASIDNGFEFVDVAS, encoded by the exons ATGTCGtccgccgcgcccgcgccggcgccggaggagcagCCGCCGCGCCCGGTGCGCTTCGGCATCATGGGCTGCGCCTCCATCGCGCGCAAGCTCGCGCGGGCCATGCTGctggccgcgcccgccgccgccgtggccgccgtcGGCAGCCGCTCCGAGGCCAAGGCGCGCCTCTTCGCTGCCGACAacggcctccccgcggccgcgcgCCTGCACGGCTCCTACGAGGCGCTCCTGGACGACCCGGCCGTCGACGCCGTCTACCTGCCGCTGCCCACCAGCCTCCACGTGCAgtgggccaccgccgccgccgcgcggggCAAGCACGTGCTCCTCGAGAAGCCCACCGCGCTCTGCGCCTCCGACCTCGACGCCATCCTCGCCGCCTGCGAGGCCAGCGGCGTCCAGTTCATGGACTCCACCATGTGGATGCACCACCCCCGCACCGCCAAGATGCGCGAGCTCCTCCCCGCCGACGTCGGCGACGTCAGAGTT ATAAACAGTCTGTTCAGCTTCCGAGCAAACGAGGATTTCCTCCAGAATGACATCAGGGTGAAGCCAGACCTCGACGCGCTGGGCGTACTCGGCGATGCCGGGTGGTACTGCATCCGCGCGATCCTGTGGGCCGTCGACTACGAGCTCCCGAAGAACGTGATCGCGCTCCCTGAGCCTGTCAAGAACCAAGCCGGCGTGCTCATCGCCTGTGGCGCGACGCTCTACTGGGCCGACGGAAAGATGGCCACCTTCCACTGCTCGTTCCTCGCCAACCTCACCATGGACCTGACCGTCGTCGGCACGGACGGTACGCTCCATGTCACCGACTTCATCATCCCGTACGAGGAGAAGTCCGGCCCGTTCAGCGTGGCCTCCAGGTCGAACTTCGCCGAGCTCCACACCGGATGGGTTCCGCAGCCGAGCAAGCACGTCGTCACGACAGACCTGCCGCAGGAGGCCCTGATGGTCAAGGAGTTCTGCAGGCTGGTGCAGGGCATCAGAGACGCCGGCGCCAAGCCTGAGGGCAAGTGGCCGGCCATCACCAGGAAGACGCAGGTTGTGATGGATGCAGTGAAGGCTTCCATTGACAACGGGTTTGAGTTTGTCGATGTCGCAAGCTAA